One stretch of Tribolium castaneum strain GA2 chromosome 5, icTriCast1.1, whole genome shotgun sequence DNA includes these proteins:
- the CYP346B2 gene encoding cytochrome P450 346B2: MFVLLCLVISLSLVSWYLYYVHCFNYWKKKQVPTHPPTFPTGNILKSVLGKENIFITIENYYKEFKRKGHKHAGLYFFNGPVYLPIDPEIVKSIMTTDFEHFVDRGVFVDEKNFPLSAHLFSIKGSKWRNLRTKLSPTFSSGKLKTMYEIFMKMTQNFIETLEPKAGRKEDINIKYIAANFTADIIFSTAFGLEGNTLQNPDSKLGNVVQNLFNPSTWIVIKSLALEGLKNPGGIVRAFISDKALEEFFVNLVKNTVKHRDENKIVRNDFLSLLLEIRDKEGLSFNEIVAQCFLFFLAGYDTSAQTISYCIHSLAYNEDIQDKLRKEILDNLGSDYTKYTYDNVLKLPYLEQVLNETLRLYPVLGFFNRICVKPYKVPGTNVVLDVGTPVLIPTLGLQRDPEYFPDPLKFDPDRFRKDNSLVPFTFMPFGEGPRFCIGMRYGKLQTKLGVASLLSQFKFKPSPETPELIKPENFSKSLSLVPVKGVTVKIEKL; the protein is encoded by the exons ATGTTTGTACTTTTGTGTCTTGTTATTTCACTTTCTTTAGTCTCGTGGTACCTTTATTACGTTCATTGTTTCAATTATTGGAAGAAAAAGCAAGTCCCAACCCATCCGCCAACTTTTCCAACCGGAAACATCCTTAAATCAGTGCTCggaaaagaaaatattttcatcaCTATTGAAAACTACTACAAAGAATTCAAACGAAAAGGACACAAACATGCCggactttattttttcaacgGCCCTGTGTACCTGCCTATTGACCCAGAAATAGTCAAGTCTATAATGACCACAGACTTCGAACACTTCGTCGATCGTGGGGTTTTCGTCGACGAGAAAAACTTTCCTCTAAGTGCACACCTCTTCTCGATCAAGGGCTCAAAATGGAGAAACCTTCGAACAAAACTCTCTCCAACATTCTCGTCCGGAAAACTCAAAACCATGTACGAGATTTTCATGAAAATGACgcaaaatttcatagaaaCGCTTGAGCCAAAAGCGGGGAGGAAGGAGgatattaatataaaatacatAGCGGCGAACTTCACAGccgatattattttttcaacggCGTTCGGTCTTGAAGGTAACACTTTGCAAAATCCTGATAGCAAGTTAGGAAACGTGgtgcaaaatttgtttaatccCTCGACGTGGATTGTCATCAAATCGCTTGCTTTAGAGGGTTTGAAAAATCCGGGAGGGATCGTCCGGGCGTTTATCAGCGATAAAGCATtggaagaattttttgttaatttggtaaaaaatactGTCAAACATAGGgacgaaaataaaatagttcGGAACGATTTCCTGTCACTGTTGCTTGAAATCAGAGATAAGGAAGGGTTGTCATTTAATGAAATTGTCGCCCAATGTTTTCTCTTCTTTTTGGCCGGATATGACACTTCGGCACAGACAATAAGCTACTGTATCCACTCTCTTGCGTACAACGAAGATATACAAGATAAACTCCGAAAAGAAATTCTCGATAATTTGGGCAGTGATTATACAAAATACACTTACGACAATGTCTTAAAATTACCATATTTGGAGCAAGTACTTAACG AAACCTTAAGGTTGTACCCCGTTTTGGGCTTCTTTAATCGAATTTGTGTCAAGCCTTATAAAGTTCCGGGGACCAATGTAGTACTGGACGTGGGCACACCTGTTCTAATTCCAACCTTAGGTCTTCAGCGAGATCCTGAATACTTCCCTGACCCCCTCAAATTTGATCCTGACAGGTTCAGAAAGGATAATTCTCTGGTTCCTTTCACGTTTATGCCGTTTGGCGAAGGTCCCAGATTTTGCAtcg gtATGCGTTATGGAAAACTACAGACGAAACTTGGAGTAGCCTCCCTGTTGTCTCAATTTAAGTTTAAGCCAAGCCCAGAAACGCCAGAATTAATAAAGCCTgagaatttttctaaatcgTTATCACTAGTGCCGGTAAAAGGCGTAACAgtcaaaatagaaaaattgtaa
- the LOC657187 gene encoding cytochrome P450 6a2, translating to MFKFDVFNTGVFELVCLFISLSIVSWYLYYIHCFNYWKKKQVPTHPPQFPAGNILKPVLGRENLFISVENYYKEFKRKGYKHAGLYFLNGPVYLPIDPEIVKSILTTDFDHFIDRGVFVDEQNFPLSAHLFSIKGSKWRSLRTKLSPTFSSGKLKTMYEIFMKMTQNFIETLEPKAGRKEDINIKYIAANFTADIIFSTAFGLEGNTLQYPDSKLGNLAKNLFNPSTWIVIKSLALEGLQNPGSILRAFISNKSIEEFFVDLVKKTVKHRDENKVVRKDFLSLLLEIRDREGLSFNEIVAQCFLFFLAGFETSSQTISYTIHSLAYNQDVQDKLRKEIVDNLGSDFTKYTYDDVLKLPYLDKVFNETLRLYPVLGFLNRICVKPYKVPGTDVVLDVGTPVLISTLGLQRDPEYFPNPFKFDPERFSEDNSQVPFTFMPFGEGPRFCIGMRYGKLQTKLGIASLVSQFRFKPSPETPEFIEFDKFSKSLAMSPVKGITVKIEKL from the exons ATGTTTaagtttgatgtttttaataCAGGAGTGTTCGAGCTTGTGTGCCTGTTTATTTCACTTTCTATAGTGTCCTGGTATCTTTATTACATCCATTGTTTCAATTACTGGAAGAAAAAACAAGTCCCAACACACCCGCCACAATTTCCGGCCGGAAACATCCTCAAACCCGTCCTCGGACGAGAGAATCTTTTCATCAgtgttgaaaattattacaaagaattCAAACGCAAAGGATACAAACATGCCGGGCTTTATTTCCTCAACGGCCCTGTGTACCTGCCTATTGACCCCGAAATTGTCAAGTCAATTCTGACCACGGATTTCGATCATTTTATCGATCGTGGGGTTTTCGTTGACGAGCAAAACTTCCCTCTAAGTGCACACCTGTTCTCGATAAAAGGCTCAAAATGGAGAAGTCTCCGAACAAAACTCTCTCCGACATTCTCGTCCGGAAAACTCAAAACCATGTACGAGATTTTCATGAAAATGACgcaaaatttcatagaaaCACTTGAGCCAAAAGCGGGGAGGAAGGAGgatattaatataaaatacatAGCGGCGAACTTTACAgctgatattattttttcaacggCGTTCGGTCTTGAAGGTAACACTTTGCAATATCCTGACAGCAAGTTAGGGAACTTGGCAAAAAATCTGTTTAATCCCTCGACTTGGATTGTTATCAAATCACTTGCTCTGGAAGGTCTACAAAATCCTGGAAGCATCCTACGAGCTTTCATCAGTAACAAATCAatagaagaattttttgttgatttggtgaaaaaaactgtcaaacaTAGAGACGAAAATAAAGTAGTCCGAAAAGATTTCTTATCGCTGTTGCTTGAAATAAGGGACAGAGAAGGGCTGTCATTTAACGAAATTGTGGCTCAAtgctttcttttctttttggCGGGATTTGAAACCTCATCACAGACAATAAGTTACACAATCCACTCTCTTGCTTACAATCAAGACGTACAAGATAAGCTCCGAAAAGAAATTGTGGATAATTTGGGAAGTGATTTTACGAAATACACTTACGACGACGTTTTGAAACTACCATATTTAGACAAAGTGTTTAACG AAACCTTGCGGTTATACCCCGTTTTGGGCTTCCTGAATCGAATTTGTGTCAAACCTTACAAGGTCCCAGGAACTGATGTAGTCCTGGATGTTGGAACCCCTGTTTTAATTTCAACCTTGGGGCTTCAACGGGATCCTGAGTACTTCCCTAATCCTTTCAAATTCGATCCTGAAAGGTTCAGTGAGGATAATTCTCAAGTTCCTTTCACATTTATGCCTTTTGGAGAAGGGCCACGATTTTGCATAG GTATGCGTTATGGAAAACTGCAAACCAAACTTGGAATTGCCTCTCTAGTGTCACAATTTAGGTTTAAACCAAGCCCGGAAACTCCAGAGTTTATTGAGTTTGATAAGTTTTCTAAATCGTTGGCAATGTCGCCGGTGAAAGGCATAacagtaaaaatagaaaaattgtaa
- the LOC657105 gene encoding uncharacterized protein LOC657105 encodes MNLFVATLFLFGFNASLALYPSANYKSVVVERPQEVYGLPHFKVPSIIYGVPSRTFDLDVSDLLVQVSDKEEVLQVPSTSYGVPLQKVAVPSKPSETYGAPTLRATEVLFGGDILAQKLPSTSYGVPVENVIFKKPAQDYGVPTLHSTDFVVVPEKPVVTKIEVPSVEYGVPEVVITKNFETYELPKVRVPVVEYGVPEKPSEEYGVPKVRVPATVYGVPL; translated from the exons ATGAATCTCTTC GTGGCAACACTTTTCCTATTTGGATTCAATGCATCTTTGGCTTTATACCCAAGTGCCAATTACAAATCTGTGGTAGTTGAGAGACCGCAAGAAGTTTATGGTCTTCCTCACTTCAAAGTTCCTTCGATTATTTACGGAGTACCATCACGGACATTCGATCTCGACGTATCAGACTTGCTGGTGCAAGTAAGCGACAAGGAGGAAGTCCTGCAAGTACCATCAACCTCATACGGAGTACCACTGCAAAAAGTTGCAGTACCGAGTAAACCATCCGAAACCTATGGAGCACCAACGTTGCGTGCAACAGAAGTCTTGTTTGGTGGCGacattttggcacaaaaactGCCATCGACTTCGTACGGAGTACCAGTAGAGAAtgtgattttcaaaaaaccggCGCAAGATTATGGAGTGCCAACTCTGCACTCAACCGACTTTGTTGTTGTCCCAGAAAAACCGGTGGTGACAAAGATTGAAGTACCTTCGGTAGAATACGGAGTACCGGAAGTTGTGAttacgaaaaattttgaaacttatGAGTTGCCAAAAGTACGCGTTCCTGTAGTCGAGTATGGAGTACCGGAGAAACCGAGCGAGGAGTATGGGGTTCCAAAAGTGAGAGTACCAGCCACTGTGTATGGGGTACCTCTTTGA